The following are from one region of the Stenotrophomonas lactitubi genome:
- a CDS encoding TPM domain-containing protein: MIQRLCRHLFSPSVRRAFPPATLQAITEAIAAGEQRHGGQVMFAVEADLPLHALWHKVTPRQAAEHAFARLRTWDTVHNNGVLIYLLLADHAIEIVVDRGLQGRVAPEQWQRVCTHLREGLRGSQPVAALRDAIDEVSTLLEGHFPASARSDQDGLPDTPQILG, from the coding sequence ATGATCCAGCGTCTCTGCAGGCATCTGTTTTCGCCATCGGTACGCCGGGCGTTCCCGCCGGCCACGCTGCAGGCGATCACCGAGGCGATCGCCGCTGGCGAGCAACGCCATGGCGGCCAGGTGATGTTCGCGGTCGAGGCCGACCTGCCGCTGCACGCGCTGTGGCACAAGGTCACCCCGCGGCAGGCGGCCGAACATGCCTTCGCCCGCTTGCGCACCTGGGATACCGTCCACAACAACGGCGTGCTGATCTACCTGCTGCTGGCCGACCATGCCATCGAGATCGTGGTCGACCGCGGCCTGCAGGGGCGGGTCGCGCCCGAGCAATGGCAGCGGGTCTGCACCCACCTGCGCGAGGGCCTGCGCGGCTCCCAGCCGGTGGCGGCGCTGCGCGATGCCATCGACGAGGTTTCCACCCTGCTGGAAGGGCACTTTCCGGCCTCGGCGCGGTCCGATCAGGACGGCCTGCCGGACACGCCGCAGATCCTGGGCTGA
- a CDS encoding DUF1287 domain-containing protein, with protein sequence MKPGNRAPWTVLLLTLALASGCQPTSSPATAGADKSAAPAPTPSPPLVAAARAQIGVTTRYDPAYQVLAYPAGDVPADRGVCTDVVIRALRTQGLDLQVRVNEDMRADFSAYPALWGLSRPDRNIDHRRVPNLMRWFDRQGWQQPISARASDFAAGDIVAWKLNGNGLLHVGIVSDRRLADGTPLVLHNIARGTREENLLFQHAIIGHYRMP encoded by the coding sequence ATGAAGCCAGGCAACCGCGCACCATGGACGGTGCTGCTGCTGACGCTGGCCCTGGCCAGCGGCTGCCAGCCCACGTCGTCGCCAGCGACCGCCGGCGCCGACAAGTCCGCCGCCCCTGCACCGACACCTTCACCACCGCTGGTCGCTGCCGCCCGCGCGCAGATCGGCGTCACCACGCGCTACGACCCGGCCTATCAGGTACTGGCCTACCCCGCTGGCGACGTGCCCGCTGATCGCGGCGTATGCACTGACGTGGTGATACGCGCCCTGCGTACGCAGGGGCTGGACCTGCAGGTCCGCGTCAACGAAGACATGCGCGCTGATTTCAGCGCCTATCCAGCGCTGTGGGGCCTGTCGCGGCCGGATCGGAACATCGACCATCGGCGCGTGCCCAACCTGATGCGCTGGTTTGATCGCCAGGGCTGGCAGCAACCGATCAGTGCGCGCGCCAGCGACTTCGCTGCCGGCGACATCGTGGCCTGGAAGCTCAACGGCAACGGCCTGCTGCACGTGGGCATCGTCTCCGACCGGCGCCTGGCCGACGGCACGCCGCTGGTGCTGCACAACATCGCGCGTGGTACGCGGGAAGAGAACCTGCTGTTCCAGCACGCGATCATCGGGCACTACCGCATGCCGTGA
- a CDS encoding LemA family protein — protein MRLLTRLIPLLLLASLLSGCGYNAIQQKDEAVKASWSEVLNQYKRRADLVPNLVQTVKGFASQEERVLTEVTNARSRVGQINVNADDEASLKQFQQAQGELGSALSRLLVVTENYPVLKSDQNFRDLQAQLEGTENRITVARGRYIQQVQDYNTYIRSFPQLITAKIFGYQPKPNFTVENEAQISNAPAVDFGNAPQQQPAPAPGH, from the coding sequence ATGCGCCTGTTGACCCGCCTCATTCCCCTGTTGCTGCTGGCCTCCCTGCTGTCCGGCTGCGGTTACAACGCCATCCAGCAGAAGGACGAAGCGGTCAAGGCCAGCTGGTCCGAAGTGCTCAACCAGTACAAGCGCCGTGCCGACCTGGTGCCGAACCTGGTGCAGACCGTGAAGGGTTTCGCCAGCCAGGAAGAGCGCGTGCTGACCGAGGTCACCAACGCCCGCTCGCGCGTTGGCCAGATCAACGTCAACGCCGACGATGAAGCCTCGCTCAAGCAATTCCAGCAGGCCCAGGGCGAACTCGGCAGCGCGCTGTCGCGCCTGCTGGTGGTCACCGAGAACTACCCGGTGCTCAAGTCCGACCAGAACTTCCGCGATCTGCAGGCGCAGCTGGAAGGGACCGAGAACCGCATCACCGTTGCCCGTGGCCGCTACATCCAGCAGGTGCAGGACTACAACACCTACATCCGCTCGTTCCCGCAGCTGATCACCGCCAAGATCTTCGGCTACCAGCCCAAGCCGAACTTCACCGTGGAAAACGAAGCGCAGATCTCCAACGCGCCGGCGGTTGATTTCGGCAACGCGCCGCAGCAGCAGCCAGCCCCGGCCCCGGGCCACTGA
- a CDS encoding TPM domain-containing protein: protein MRLTATLLALLLWLPLGVQAQTLAPIPALDSPVVDTTGTLDAAQKQALVQQALDLQQRKGSQMQVLVVPTTQPEDIAQYTTRVFDQWQIGRKGVDDGVLLVVAKEDRRVRIEPGYGLEGAIPDAIANRVIQEYLVPRFRANDYAGGITDATAMLVKIIDGEPLPAPVSSQQGRSPEGGGDTWFLALFIGVFAGSILRGVFSRVPRPLRGLLGGAGAAVAAFLFTSTLLASGLAGVVGLVVAMLSGHPGRFAGGGGWGGGSWGGGGFGGGGGFGGGGGWGGGGGRSGGGGASGGW, encoded by the coding sequence ATGCGCCTGACCGCCACACTGCTGGCCCTGCTGTTGTGGCTGCCGTTGGGCGTGCAGGCGCAGACGCTGGCGCCGATCCCGGCGCTGGATTCGCCGGTGGTCGATACCACCGGCACCCTGGATGCCGCACAGAAGCAGGCGCTGGTGCAGCAGGCGTTGGACCTGCAGCAACGCAAGGGCAGCCAGATGCAGGTGCTGGTGGTGCCGACCACGCAGCCGGAAGACATCGCCCAGTACACCACCCGCGTGTTCGACCAGTGGCAGATCGGTCGCAAGGGCGTGGATGACGGCGTGCTGCTGGTGGTGGCCAAGGAGGATCGGCGGGTGCGCATCGAACCGGGCTATGGCCTGGAGGGCGCGATTCCCGATGCGATCGCCAACCGGGTGATCCAGGAGTACCTGGTGCCACGCTTCCGCGCCAATGACTATGCCGGTGGCATCACCGACGCCACGGCGATGCTGGTGAAGATCATCGACGGCGAACCGCTGCCGGCGCCGGTCAGCAGCCAGCAGGGACGTTCGCCCGAGGGCGGCGGCGATACCTGGTTCCTGGCGTTGTTCATCGGCGTGTTCGCCGGCAGCATCCTGCGCGGCGTCTTCTCGCGTGTACCGCGTCCGCTGCGCGGCCTGCTGGGGGGCGCCGGTGCGGCCGTTGCTGCCTTCCTTTTCACCTCCACGCTGCTGGCCAGCGGCCTGGCCGGCGTGGTTGGGCTGGTGGTGGCGATGCTGTCCGGCCATCCGGGGCGTTTCGCTGGCGGTGGCGGCTGGGGTGGAGGCAGTTGGGGCGGTGGCGGCTTCGGCGGCGGTGGTGGATTTGGCGGTGGCGGCGGCTGGGGTGGCGGCGGTGGCCGTTCCGGCGGCGGCGGCGCGTCGGGGGGCTGGTGA
- a CDS encoding thymidylate synthase, which yields MKAYLDLLSHVLEHGAEKSDRTGTGTRSVFGWQMRFNLNDGFPLVTTKKLHLRSIIHELLWFLKGDTNIGYLKDNQVRIWDEWADDNGDLGPVYGKQWRSWATADGGSIDQMQWLVDEIKRNPDSRRLVVSAWNVGELSQMALMPCHNLFQFYVVDGKLSCQLYQRSGDIFLGVPFNIASYALLTHMVAQATGLGVGDFVHTLGDAHLYSNHFEQAREQLSREPRALPTLWLNPEVTDLFGFQFDDIRIDGYDPHPAIKAPVAV from the coding sequence GTGAAGGCCTACCTGGACCTGCTCTCGCACGTGCTCGAACACGGCGCGGAGAAGAGCGACCGCACCGGCACCGGCACCCGCAGCGTGTTCGGCTGGCAGATGCGCTTCAACCTCAACGACGGCTTTCCGCTGGTCACCACCAAGAAGCTGCACCTGCGCTCGATCATCCACGAGCTGCTGTGGTTCCTGAAGGGCGATACCAACATCGGTTACCTCAAGGACAACCAGGTGCGCATCTGGGACGAGTGGGCCGACGACAACGGCGACCTCGGCCCGGTGTACGGCAAGCAGTGGCGCAGCTGGGCCACGGCCGACGGAGGCAGCATCGACCAGATGCAGTGGCTGGTGGACGAGATCAAGCGCAACCCGGATTCACGGCGGCTGGTGGTCAGTGCCTGGAACGTGGGCGAGCTCTCGCAGATGGCGCTGATGCCGTGCCACAACCTGTTCCAGTTCTACGTGGTGGACGGCAAGCTCAGCTGCCAGCTGTACCAGCGCAGTGGCGACATCTTCCTCGGCGTGCCGTTCAACATCGCCAGCTACGCACTGCTGACCCATATGGTGGCGCAGGCCACTGGCCTGGGCGTGGGCGATTTCGTGCACACGCTGGGCGATGCGCACCTGTATTCGAACCACTTCGAGCAGGCCCGCGAGCAGCTGTCGCGTGAGCCGCGCGCGCTGCCGACGCTGTGGTTGAACCCGGAGGTGACCGATCTGTTCGGCTTCCAGTTCGACGACATCCGCATCGACGGCTACGATCCGCATCCGGCGATCAAGGCGCCGGTGGCGGTATGA
- a CDS encoding TerC family protein produces the protein MSLELLADPNVWLTLFTLSALEIVLGIDNLVFISIAVSKLPEERRPFARRLGIAVACITRIGLLVSLAYLAHMQANLFTVAGMGISIRDLVLIVGGLFLIIKGWMEIKEMISGGEDEDPTTTKTSAVFGYVIAQIAIIDIVFSLDSVITAVGIADHVPVMVAAILLSVAVMLLAANPLGRFIDANPTVKMLALAFILLIGAVLILDGLDVHVPKPYIYAAMGFSVLVEWLNLLMRRRAREHHVPGAGDW, from the coding sequence ATGTCCCTTGAGCTTCTCGCCGATCCGAATGTCTGGTTGACCCTGTTCACCTTGAGCGCGCTGGAAATCGTGCTCGGCATCGACAATCTGGTGTTCATCTCCATCGCCGTCAGCAAGCTGCCCGAAGAGCGCCGCCCGTTCGCGCGCCGCCTCGGCATCGCCGTGGCCTGCATCACCCGTATCGGCCTGCTGGTGTCGCTGGCGTACCTGGCGCACATGCAGGCGAATCTGTTCACCGTGGCCGGCATGGGCATCTCCATCCGCGACCTGGTGCTGATCGTCGGTGGCCTGTTCCTGATCATCAAGGGCTGGATGGAGATCAAGGAAATGATCTCCGGTGGCGAGGACGAGGATCCGACCACCACCAAGACCTCGGCCGTGTTCGGCTACGTGATCGCGCAGATCGCGATCATCGACATCGTGTTCTCGCTGGACTCGGTGATCACCGCCGTCGGCATCGCCGACCACGTGCCGGTGATGGTCGCTGCGATCCTGCTGTCGGTGGCGGTGATGCTGCTGGCCGCCAACCCGCTGGGCCGTTTCATCGATGCCAACCCGACCGTGAAGATGCTGGCCCTGGCCTTCATCCTGCTGATCGGTGCGGTGCTGATCCTGGACGGCCTGGACGTGCACGTGCCCAAGCCCTACATCTACGCCGCGATGGGCTTCTCGGTGCTGGTGGAGTGGCTGAACCTGCTGATGCGCCGCCGCGCACGCGAACACCACGTGCCGGGTGCCGGCGACTGGTAA
- a CDS encoding symmetrical bis(5'-nucleosyl)-tetraphosphatase, with protein MSVWAIGDLQGCYDVTQRLLEKIRFDPAQDTLWFCGDLVNRGGQSLETLRLVHSLREHSVVVLGNHDLSLLAVGARTEEEQRKVNPDLLRIVQAEDRDVLLDWLRLQKLVHVDRELGWMMVHAGLAPKWTTQMAEKHAAEVEVQLHGAGYRKLFRNMYGDKPSWAPNLTGYERSRAIINVLTRMRYCTSRGRIGIEDKGTPGTQEQGLYPWFEVPGRVERDLKVVCGHWSALGLTITQGIHAIDTGAVWGGKLTAIQLDTDELRVVQVPGRDVPAPVANARPPARPAHERAAGQGKDNSQGNGNAATAGAPGNRGPRRRRRRGGGGGGGGGGNNNGTPPSA; from the coding sequence ATGAGTGTATGGGCGATCGGCGACCTGCAAGGCTGCTATGACGTAACCCAGCGCCTGCTGGAAAAGATCCGGTTCGATCCGGCGCAGGACACCCTGTGGTTCTGCGGCGACCTGGTCAACCGCGGCGGACAGTCGCTGGAAACGCTGCGGCTGGTGCATTCGCTGCGCGAACACAGCGTGGTGGTGCTCGGCAACCACGACCTTTCGCTGCTGGCCGTCGGTGCGCGCACCGAAGAGGAACAGCGCAAGGTCAACCCGGACCTGCTGCGCATCGTCCAGGCCGAAGACCGTGACGTGCTGCTGGACTGGCTGCGCCTGCAGAAACTGGTGCACGTGGACCGTGAGCTTGGCTGGATGATGGTGCATGCCGGCCTGGCGCCGAAGTGGACCACGCAGATGGCCGAAAAGCATGCGGCCGAAGTGGAAGTGCAGCTGCACGGCGCCGGCTACCGCAAGCTGTTCCGCAACATGTACGGCGACAAGCCCAGCTGGGCGCCGAACCTGACCGGCTACGAGCGCTCGCGGGCGATCATCAACGTGCTGACGCGCATGCGCTACTGCACCTCGCGCGGCCGTATCGGCATCGAGGACAAGGGCACACCGGGCACCCAGGAACAGGGGCTGTATCCCTGGTTCGAAGTGCCGGGCCGGGTCGAGCGCGACCTGAAGGTGGTCTGTGGCCATTGGTCCGCGCTCGGCCTGACCATCACCCAGGGCATCCACGCGATCGACACCGGCGCGGTGTGGGGCGGCAAGCTCACCGCGATCCAGCTCGACACCGATGAACTGCGTGTGGTGCAGGTACCGGGACGTGACGTGCCGGCACCGGTCGCCAACGCGCGGCCGCCTGCACGGCCTGCACATGAGCGCGCGGCAGGGCAAGGCAAGGACAACAGCCAGGGCAACGGCAACGCTGCAACGGCTGGTGCGCCCGGCAACCGTGGTCCACGTCGGCGCCGCCGCCGTGGTGGCGGTGGCGGTGGCGGCGGTGGCGGCAACAACAACGGCACGCCTCCTTCGGCATGA
- a CDS encoding MFS transporter, which yields MNSRAALLALAVGAFAIGTTEFTPMGLLPVIANGVGVSIPTAGMLITAYAVGVMLGAPVMTLLMGRFGKRTALMLLMSIFIVGNVLSALAPNYGLLLLSRLVTSLNHGAFFGIGAVVAASLVPKDKQAAAVATMFMGLTIANIGGVPLATWVGQQLGWRLAFAGTAVLGVVAITALAMALPASAAGARPDVRRELKSIMQPQVLLAMATTVLGAGAMFTLYTYVAPVLTELTGASNAFIALSLALIGIGFTVGNGIGGRMADWSLDGATRILLAVLAALMFVLPLAFMSHATAALGVLLFGAATFAIVPPLQIRVMQAASEAPGLASSINVGAFNLGNALGAALGGAVISLGLGYAAIPVAGGLLAASALLLAWLGRSRTAVAEAC from the coding sequence ATGAATTCCAGAGCCGCTTTGCTGGCACTCGCCGTCGGCGCCTTCGCCATTGGTACCACCGAGTTCACCCCGATGGGCCTGTTGCCGGTCATCGCCAACGGAGTGGGGGTCAGCATTCCCACTGCCGGCATGCTGATCACCGCCTACGCGGTGGGCGTGATGCTGGGCGCGCCGGTGATGACCCTGCTGATGGGACGCTTCGGCAAGCGCACCGCGCTGATGCTGCTGATGTCGATCTTCATCGTCGGCAACGTGCTGTCGGCGCTGGCCCCGAACTACGGCCTGCTGCTGCTGTCGCGTCTGGTGACCAGCCTCAATCACGGCGCGTTCTTCGGCATCGGCGCGGTGGTCGCCGCCAGCCTGGTGCCCAAGGACAAGCAGGCGGCAGCAGTGGCAACGATGTTCATGGGCCTGACCATCGCCAACATCGGCGGCGTGCCGCTGGCGACCTGGGTCGGCCAGCAACTGGGTTGGCGTTTGGCTTTTGCCGGCACTGCCGTACTCGGCGTGGTGGCGATCACCGCCTTGGCCATGGCACTGCCGGCCTCCGCAGCGGGTGCACGCCCGGATGTCCGGCGTGAACTGAAATCGATCATGCAGCCGCAGGTGCTGCTGGCGATGGCGACCACGGTGCTGGGTGCAGGCGCGATGTTCACTCTCTACACCTACGTAGCGCCAGTGTTGACCGAGCTGACCGGCGCCTCGAACGCTTTCATTGCGTTGTCGCTGGCACTGATCGGTATTGGTTTCACCGTTGGCAACGGCATCGGCGGACGCATGGCAGACTGGTCGCTGGACGGCGCGACCCGCATTCTGCTGGCGGTGCTGGCAGCGCTGATGTTCGTGCTGCCGCTGGCCTTCATGAGCCACGCGACCGCAGCGCTTGGCGTGTTGCTGTTCGGCGCGGCGACCTTCGCCATCGTGCCGCCGTTGCAGATCCGGGTGATGCAGGCCGCCAGCGAGGCGCCGGGACTGGCGTCGTCGATCAACGTCGGTGCGTTCAACCTCGGCAATGCACTGGGCGCGGCGCTGGGTGGTGCGGTGATCAGCCTTGGGCTGGGCTACGCGGCGATTCCGGTGGCCGGTGGCCTGCTGGCGGCGTCGGCGCTGCTGCTGGCGTGGCTGGGGCGCAGCCGCACTGCGGTGGCTGAAGCCTGCTGA
- a CDS encoding dihydrofolate reductase: MKLSMVVALDRNRGIGQGNAMPWHLPDDFKHFKALTLGKPILMGRKTAESIGRVLPGRTNLVLTRSGQVPFKGMRAVASLDEARAIAEGEGASELCIIGGGEIFHQLLDQASDLYLTWVDAKVPADTHFPEVDAQDWQEASSEPHPADERHAYAFRFVHYVRR, from the coding sequence ATGAAGCTGTCGATGGTGGTAGCACTGGATCGCAATCGTGGCATCGGCCAGGGCAATGCCATGCCCTGGCACCTGCCGGACGACTTCAAGCACTTCAAGGCGCTGACCCTGGGCAAACCGATCCTGATGGGGCGCAAGACCGCCGAATCGATCGGACGGGTGCTGCCGGGGCGGACCAACCTGGTGCTGACCCGCAGCGGCCAGGTGCCGTTCAAGGGCATGCGTGCGGTGGCCTCGCTGGACGAGGCGCGGGCCATTGCCGAAGGCGAAGGTGCCAGCGAGCTGTGCATCATCGGCGGTGGTGAGATCTTCCATCAGCTGCTGGACCAGGCCAGCGACCTGTATCTGACCTGGGTGGATGCCAAAGTGCCGGCCGACACCCATTTCCCCGAGGTGGACGCGCAGGACTGGCAGGAAGCGAGCAGCGAGCCGCACCCGGCTGACGAACGCCACGCCTACGCCTTCCGCTTCGTGCATTACGTGCGCCGTTGA
- the apaG gene encoding Co2+/Mg2+ efflux protein ApaG, with the protein MEDADVYAISVEVAPRFLDDQSAPEDGRYAFAYTIRIHNQGRVAARLVARHWRITDANGRVEHVDGDGVIGEQPRLRPGEDFHYTSGVMLGTEHGTMQGHYDMVADDGTEFAAPVAPFVLAIPRTLH; encoded by the coding sequence ATGGAAGACGCTGACGTTTACGCCATCTCCGTCGAAGTCGCACCGCGCTTCCTCGACGACCAATCCGCACCGGAAGACGGTCGCTATGCGTTCGCCTATACGATCCGCATCCACAACCAGGGCCGCGTTGCTGCGCGCCTGGTCGCACGCCATTGGCGCATCACCGATGCCAACGGCCGCGTCGAGCATGTCGATGGCGATGGCGTGATCGGCGAACAGCCGCGCCTGCGTCCGGGTGAAGACTTCCATTACACCTCAGGTGTCATGCTCGGCACCGAGCACGGCACGATGCAGGGCCATTACGACATGGTGGCCGACGATGGCACCGAATTCGCCGCGCCGGTCGCACCCTTCGTGCTGGCCATCCCGCGCACCCTGCACTGA
- the lgt gene encoding prolipoprotein diacylglyceryl transferase translates to MIYFHDIDPIALSLGPIKVHWYGIMYLLGFTAAWLLGRKRIADGRLPGVDANGFSDLLFYAMLGVVLGGRIGYMLFYALGDFLHNPLLLFKVWDGGMSFHGGLLGVIAACWWWSRKHALHFFDTMDFMAPLVPLGLGFGRIGNFIGAELWGKYTDGSWGVVFPSGLPAPLNQLDHATLQSQFASGALNQFARHPSQLYEALLEGLVMFVVLWTVSAKPRHRYLIGGLFALLYGIFRFAVEFVRMPDNGVYVAFGWLTKGQILCVPLIAFGLVLLVMSRRAPVLQPQPLVVAEGKA, encoded by the coding sequence ATGATCTATTTCCACGACATCGACCCCATCGCCCTCTCGTTGGGACCGATCAAGGTGCACTGGTACGGCATCATGTACCTGCTCGGCTTCACCGCCGCCTGGCTGCTGGGGCGCAAGCGGATCGCCGACGGGCGCCTGCCGGGCGTCGATGCCAACGGCTTCTCCGACCTGCTGTTCTACGCCATGCTCGGCGTGGTGCTGGGCGGCCGCATCGGCTACATGCTGTTCTATGCGCTGGGTGATTTCCTGCACAACCCGCTGCTGCTGTTCAAGGTGTGGGACGGCGGCATGAGCTTCCACGGTGGCCTGCTGGGCGTGATCGCCGCCTGCTGGTGGTGGTCGCGCAAGCACGCGCTGCACTTCTTCGACACCATGGATTTCATGGCGCCGCTGGTGCCGCTGGGCCTGGGTTTTGGCCGCATCGGCAACTTCATCGGTGCCGAACTGTGGGGCAAGTACACCGACGGCAGCTGGGGCGTGGTGTTCCCGTCCGGCCTGCCGGCGCCGCTGAACCAGCTTGACCACGCCACCCTGCAGTCGCAGTTCGCCAGCGGTGCGCTCAACCAGTTCGCCCGCCATCCGTCGCAGTTGTATGAAGCGCTGCTGGAAGGGCTGGTGATGTTCGTGGTGCTGTGGACGGTGTCGGCCAAGCCGCGCCATCGCTATCTCATCGGCGGCCTGTTCGCGCTGCTGTACGGCATCTTCCGCTTCGCCGTCGAGTTCGTGCGCATGCCCGACAACGGCGTCTATGTGGCGTTCGGCTGGCTGACCAAGGGCCAGATCCTGTGCGTGCCGCTGATCGCCTTCGGCCTGGTGCTGCTGGTGATGTCGCGCCGCGCGCCGGTGCTGCAGCCGCAGCCGCTGGTGGTGGCGGAGGGCAAGGCGTGA